The DNA sequence ATACAAAATACAACACATTTAAGGAAAGAACAAAAATTAAATCTTTAAGCAAAAGGGTATCCTCAAAAACCATAAAGACTGAATCTTTTTAACAAAAAAATCAAGAACTTACCAACAGAGTAAAATCAAGAACTGGGGTTTTGAACAGTAACTCATTACAGAAGCCATCATCTATGTTACAGTACACTATACATATGCATATACATTATACATACAAAAACCAATTAAGATTGAATCTTTTAGCAAAAGGGTATCCTCAAAGACCATAAAGATTGAATCTTTCTAACaacaaattcaaaaataaatcaatgCATCCATTACAGTAAGCAAAAAATCATACACATTATACATACAAAATCCCACAGTTATGGAAAGAACAAAAATTGAATCTTTAAGCAAAAGGGTATCTTCAAAAACCATAAAGATTGAATCTTTCCAACAAAAAATTCAAGAACTTACAAAAAGAGTAAAATCAAGAACTGGGGTTTAGAACAGTAGCTTATTACAGAAGCATCCATTTACCATTATCTCTCCAACTCAAtgcatatatatgtatgtatctGTAACTATAATCTCAATTTTATTACAGCTCTAGCATTATGCTCTCCAATAGGTACTGTGTCAGTGTGACTGTGTCACAAAACGTTTAATTATGCACAGCACAAGTACTGAAAAGTTGAAAAAAAAACAGACACAAGGCACCCACTTTTTGAGAGTAATTTATTTAGGGCCCATGTAAGGGACCCACATGATAGGATAATATTGTGCGTAAACATGATTACGTATTTCCGAAATCAAAAttatttagttgatatattcGTAATTTATGAGTTGAATTTTAAAAAACCGGATTATTTATCGATAATTTATCGGGAATAGATCAAATccgataaatatttttaaaaagtcaaATGATTTATCGATTATTTACCGGAAACGGTCAAatcaaatatatatttttaaccGATTTTGagtaatttattaataatttttgaaaaaacGCCTAATTTCTACGACGGTTTAATATGTGCAACGGATATAGTCAAAAACTTaaatttttctgaaaatttattaaTGGCATTGGTAACTGCAGAATGTTAAAAAGGTAACAGTTACAGATTTACAGtcaattaatataaaaaaatgaatatGGGTGTGAATATTAAATTTGGAATTGGAGTAAAGGGTACGTTAGCAGAGGTTTTTGTAGTAACGGATTAGTGGATAAATTATGTTGTTTTTGGAAATTCAAAATTGCCTTTTCTAGGGTTTGTAGCCATTGTTCTAAAAATTGGTCCAGGCACTCGCTTAGGCGTTAGACGGTGCTAAAACGCTCCGACTCGAATTTAGGCGATGATTTAGgcgttttttcaaaaaattaGTTCAACAACGGGATTAGGCGGGCAAGACGGTAAAAAATAGGTCCTAGACGGTCTACgcggaaaataattaaataaatatttttttacgtttttataatttaattctttaatttcataatttcacatAATATTATGACAATTTCTAATATAAAATATTGGTAAGAAATAACAAGTAATCTAATATATCATTGCTTTCGATAACGTGATTCAGAAATCAAAtactttttttataaaaattagatatgaattaaatattattatataaaaacATTTCTTAGAAGGATAATATTTATGATATTTCGAAAACCTCTTTTCGAATCTCTTTTTTTGTTATATAACTGTGAATACTACTCCAATCGGTCAAAGAAAATGAGAATTAAAAAGATATGACTAGACACAGATTTACAATTCACATGCATTTTCTATTATTAAAATGAGAGATATAAACATACAAATAAGTGAAGTTGAATACTGTTGGTTGAGCGTTGGGAAATTATCAATGATAAAATGGAAATGGCTAGTGTGAATTGTACTGCTGCTGGATATGAGACTATGTGCGGTACAATTAGGGCTGACCGAACTGAAACCGAAAAATTGAACCGAACCGTActaattcggttcggtttggtcctaaatttttcagaaattcggtttattcggtccggaccgaatagaccgaattaaaattcggttcggttcggttcttttcacaaatatttcggtccggaccgaatagaccaaatcataaatactataattttgtattatatatattttacatatatcttaaaaattacaatcaaaatttttaatttgtaattatatttatgaaatattagaactctacatatcacactactttaattatattttaaaatttataacttgtgatttaatttataatacaattttatttttgaaaaaaaattcggtctattcggtccaaaaccggaccgaaccgaattatttcggttcggttcggtccggtccataatataacttcggtccggttcggtccaagaaaaaatgactattcggtttttcggtctattcggttcggtccggttttggaccgaaccgaccgaatgctcagccctagaTACAATAGAGCCGAGCCGAGTCGAATACTGTCGGTTTGATTACGTCGTTATGTTTGGCTCGAACTCGATTGAAATATTTTGGACTCGAGCTCGATTGAGCTTATAGTCTCATGTTCGAAACTTGACTCGTAAAAAATTCGCTAGACTTGAGTTCGGCTCGAAAACTCGAATTAAATTCATTAAATATTAACTAAAACTCGAAATATGACTAGTTCGGTTCGAGTTCGGCTTGAGTTCGGCTCGTGTTCGATTcgataataaataaataatatataaaaatattaaatatttatataaaaatatatttctaataaaaattttaaaataatagagGCTCGATAAGACTCGCGAACTTTACGAGCCGAATAATTTGAAGCTCGAGCTCCGCTTGATTAAAAATTTGAAAAGCTAGAACTCGAGCTCGACTCGATTATTACCGAGTCGAATTCAAATTTTTCACGAAATGAGTTTGAATAGCTGACAAACAGTTTGGCTCGTGTACCGCTTGGTAGTGACCCTTGTATATCTTGACCAAATGATGTATAGAACCCCACAAATGAGCATGATTATATGTATAAAATATACTTCTCTAGATTTGCCTTTAATGCTCTAACGTGTTTGAGTCCATCATTTTCCATACACTTCATCACAAGCCTTTTAGGGTTGTTGTGTACCTAGTTGGTAGAAAAGGAACAAGAAAATTTGTTCTAATCTTGGTTTAGTTGTTTAAGAAAAAACTTAACAACTAACaagatttttttttttgctaaaattATACGGTCAATGCCCCCCTCAAGCGATTGTCAGGTCAAAAATTTAAGCGCggaaaaaataattaatttttgtTGTTAAATCTATTCACAAAAAAATTAGTGAAtagataaattatgtgttttaattGTAAGGATTATGACACAATTAATTAACTCAACCGAATCTCGAAAGTTAATTGAATTAAATTTAACGAGTTTTGAATTACCAAACGTGTTAAAGACTCTTTTTACATAAATTGTAAGAATGTTAGGATAGTAAAATGtgacataaactctgatatcTCGTTAAATAACCAGTTACTCTAAACAGACTTAAACGACGATATGTCCATAatcttatattaatattttaaaaataatcttaCTTAGTTGAAAGAGAGGTTTTAGTATGATGTTGATGTTGCACGCATTGTACTCATGTAACATCCACATCATCACCATTTCAGCTTGTCCTCTTGCATTTGGATTTGTCATGCTTACTGTAAGCTTGGGTCCATTAAGCACATGGGGTATCTCATTAGAGCCATTTGGGCTGGGCTTTAAATGGACTTTTATGATTGGAGTATTGAGAATAACGTTAAGTAGGTCCACATGTTTGAAGCAGCCTTACGAGGAGTCATGGGCCTCCGCAACCAAACCCATACCCGTGTGTCttttttaattttgtatttttGCTCGATTACGAGGAGTCATAAGCTGTAATGATGTATCATCTTTTGCTTGTTAATCCTTCAGTATTCGTAATTTCGACATGTATGAGGATTCGACAAGCAATTTTAAAGCACTGGGAGCGTCCTCAGCCCCGTCTCAACTTTTGGTATGAATCAAAAAATAATTTCAACACAAGTTAGAATAGGGCTCTTCACGAACAAAGAACCGAGCTGTGCCGAGTTTTGACCGAACAAAACAAAGCTTTATTTTTTTTGACGAACCGAGCTGAGCTTTCTAATCGACAAAAATTGTGTTTGAGTTCGAGCTCGTTAAttaacgagccgaacacgagtttGTTCGCGAACATAAACGAGTCGAGCCGAGTCAGAAAAAAATGAGGTGAACCGTTGTGAAAATAACttatcaaatatttttttttggaaactttggtatatcactaaaatatactgtatatatatcttgacatccatacggttggatcgatgaaaaatatttttaaaaaattcgaAACACCAACTCATGACTAAAAATGTTCAggatatattataattttttgagTGTTAATGAGCGAGTTCGAGCCGAACAACCTAAAACTCGGGTCGAGCTCATTTTACTTAATTGTTAGCTATCCTATTGAAAATTCATAAACGAGTGCGTTAAAAGTGTCCAAAACTACTAAATACTCAAAATAACTATACGTATTTGATAATTTCGGGGTCCTTTTAAATTGAAGGCCTACGACGTAGGACTTTTTGCACACCCTAATTGACGGTCCTGAGCGTCCCCTCTTGCAGATTCTCAGGTGTTAAACTTGTCATTTCAACAAGAACATTTACAAGGCAAACAACTAAAACACAGCAGAAGCTATCATAAATTCACTCCCACAGATAGCCAAGAACACTTGTGACAAAACTTGCAAGGCACATACAGTCTCTTAAGGTATCAGATAACTAAAAAAATACAGCAGGTATAAAAATTGACATTAAGCTAGTTAGCATTGCAATAAGTTTGAGCATCTTaaaagacaaagaagaagaaaaaaagagagaaaaaactTGTTCCAATACACAGAGATTCGATAAATTTGTTCTTATGATGATCACTTCTTCTTATTAGGTTGGGTTCCAGAGCTTCCATCAAACAATTCATCAATATAAGTCTCGATATCCTCGGGCTGGTACTTGACATATTTCTCAGTCTGCCTGCCTGGCGTAAATGTTGAACTGAACCTGGCCATGAAGGACCTGTAAGCTGGGATCACTAATGATGATATTGACACCCTCAGCTCAGACTGAAGCTGTTCATCAGTCACTAACCAACTGCTTTGTGTCTTGTGTATGTCGTCGAACATTGCATTAAAACTTTTGAACCTTTCCTTCAATGCTGGTTTCGATATTTTACCATGGACAGTCAAGCCTTCTGCATTTAGACATTGTAATACTTTTCCCCATGTTTCTCGTTGGTAACTCTTGTGGTAAGACCTAAGGTCTGATGATCGCTTTCGGATCCACGAGTCTCCCATCACAGTTTTTAGATTAGGTGATCCTTTTACTTTCTGTAAAGTGTACCTTCCATTATTCATTAGGAATATTAGGCTTAGTGATGGATCCTTGTACAGCTTCGATTTGGCCTCGAGATTTGAGTCCAGTGAATCCATCACTCTTATTAATTGTAACTGGAATGGGGACTGTGCAGTGACCTCTTCATTACTGTTTGATGACTGATTTTTTGGTGCTTCAAACTCAGGGCCTGTCCTGTTCGAATCAGCCCTCTCGATTTTCTGATGCTCTTTGAACACTTGTTCTAATGTTTCCATGTACTCGCAAGATAGGTTTAGGTAATTTAGTGTGTAACGTGTGCTTGGATGAACCGCGCCTCCTGGGACTGCAGTCTTTCCACTCTCGGTCTTTATATTGCTTTCAAGCTCGCGAAAAATGCAAATAAGTGCTTCACCAAGCTTGCAACGAGTCAATGTCGCGTCTGATTTGATAAGCTCGTGAACACCATCATCTGCAGGAAATACTCCGTCTAAGGCTGGAATGTGATCTCGTAGGGCCTCGTAGACATCGATAAATTTGAAGAGCTTCTCGTCAGAACGCTTTGTCATGGCGACAGCCTCTGAGAAATTGAGAATCTGAATCAAAAAGGACCGGGAGAGTATTCTGAATAAGTTAAGGGATGCAGATTCGTGTCCTGCATAGACAGATTCAATGAGGTTTCTCTCTGATGGTAAGATATTTTTCGAGAATTCCTTGTAAGTTTTGATCCAGGTAGCAATGTCTCTCTCCATAGCATCCCAGTTCTTTTTTTGCACATCATCAATGCTGCTCTTTTCGTATCCCAGCCTATCAAATGTCGTGTCCAATGCTTTTCTTCGCTCCAGGAAATACAACTGACAACATTCTGTTTCGTGTCCTGCTGATATCAATGCATGCCCTAGACTGTGCAGTTTGGCTATGATATCGTCTGAATATCCTGGAAAATAATTTACCACTGGAGGCTCTTTCTCCGGATCAGGATCAGATGAGTACTCAATGTCATTGACATTACATTCTTCAAGTAGTAACCTAAATTCCTCTTCAAAGAACGACAAGGCACGTTGAAGGATGCCTCCAAAGCGATTGAGAGTCGTTGCATACTCTGATTCTGAGGAGAATTTAGAAAGTGAAACACATAACTTGTGAATCCGAGCTACATTCCCAAGAAGACTAGTCGATAATTCTTCAGGAAGCTCGCTCCATTTGACAGGAACATCTGACATATCATAGTTTGCTATCTTTGCTTCTGCAAGAAAGGCATATTGTTCAAGTGATTCAGGAAGTTTCGGGGGCTCATTATCACCATCACCTTTATCTGATGATAAAAGAGCGATAAACTGATCAATTTCATCCGTGACTTTAACAATATCAGGGGGTTGATCCTGTTGATCACCTTCTTCATCATTTCTCTGCTTATCTGCTTCTTCTTTCTGTTCACTTCCATCACTAGGCTTTAAATCCTCTGTAACTTCTCCTCCTCCTTCACAATGATCCTGTTGTTCATCATTCTTCTCGCTGCTGTTTTCGGGTGGACTTGAACTATCAGGCTCCATATTGTACAACAGACAAACTATCAGGACTAATCCAATTGAACAATGACAAGAATGAAAGAATATAAATTAACCATTCTATGTTCTTGTTTTCATCTCATACTCAGAAAAGACTACTAATAATAATGAAGATAGCAATTATAAGAATTAGAAAAGAGAAAGTGTTGTTTAAGGTTGTTGAGATAGTATTGCATGTCTGAACAAAACAGTGCATGAAAGGCCATGCAATATTCAAGGAATGCTTGTGGATGAGAGGGAAGTTCTCAAATCCATATTCATGCTTTCATTTTTCACCTTTCTTTTTTATAAGTATTATCTGTATCCTCTATGACTCCTTCCTCAAGATCCAACACATTATGTAACTTAAATTTTGAACCTAAAAAATTCATGTTATATTTTTTAAGTTTAAGACTTTTTGATATAATAAGTTTTATCTTTTTGAGTTATTAATGgttttttcaaaaatttatattacGAATTCACTGAAAATTATTTCTGCATTCGCCACTTCATCGACATGCAAGAAATTCCAAGTGTCATGTCTGATCAACTCCCTACCACACCTAATATTCTCATAATTTATTATGGACGTGAAGGCGAATATTGTCCCAAAAATAGGTGTACGTTGTTCCACTTCTCGACCCAAAAATGGGCTCTCGAGTGAGTATGTTAAATTTTCTGCAAGTGCTTTTCAAACTCTGAAGCATGCAAAAAGACAACAGAGCAAGTACAAAAAACAGTTCCACATTTAACTAATCATTTTGTTTGTCTGTATGTACATGTTTAAATGTGTCACAGTGTCAGTCAATCTTCGTCTTTCTTTAAGTAAAAGTTTTAATCTTATCAAGAATTGATTCTTGAAATGATCTAGGAAGTACACCAGTTGACTCTTTTTCTGTTCTCTTATTATTGAGTTCTCATAGTTGCAGCATTATTAGGCTGCCTGATAATAGCATTCTTCTGGTTTTACAGTGATTATCCTCGTAAAATCGTAGAAAATGACAGAAAGCTCAAACGGCGTGGTGATTCTCATCACTCTACTGAATATCTTGGTTTATAAGCTTCAGAAACTTCAAGAAGCACAGAAAGCTAATCGAGAAGCTGAGCAAACTAATCGCTTACCATTGTCTTTACCACAATTGTGTCGTCGCTTTTCACTTCAAGACATCAAGTTGGCAACAAACAACTTCCATGATGAATTGCTAATTGGAAAGGGTGGGTTTGGAATGGTTTATAAAGGTGTCATTGACCTTAAACAGAGGGTTGTTGCTATAAAACGTCTGAAATCGACGTCTAAGCAAGGAAGCAAGGAATTTTACATGGAGATTGAGATGCTTTCTAAGTTTCAACACAGTCATTTAGTCCACCTTGTTGGTTACTGTGATGATTGTGAGGAGATGATCCTAGTTTACGATTATATGTCTCGTGGAACACTTGCTGATCATCTGCATAAAAGGGTCAGAAAAGGCGATACTTCTTTTCCTCCTCTATCATGGGAGCAGTGTCTCAAGATTTGCATAGGGGCTGCACATGGACTAGACTATCTTCACACTGGTACAAGCATTGAGAATAGAGTTATACACAGAGATGTGAAGACTACAAACATTTTGCTTGATGAGAGTTTAGCGGCTAAAATTTCAGACTTTGGATTGTCCAAAATAGGTCCAGCAAATCAGACATGTACATTTGTAAGCACCTGTGTCAAAGGCACACCGGGTTACCTAGATCCATACTATATCTCAACTCAAAGAGTAACCAGGAAATCTGATGTCTATGCATTTGGTGTAGTGTTGTTCGAGGTCTTGTGTGGAAGGCCAGCACTGGACACAAGTCTGGATGAAGACCGGATGAATTTAGCTGGATTGGCACAACACTGCTTCAAAACGGGGCTTGTGAGCCAGATTATTGATCCCAACATCAAGGTGAACATTTCCTCTAATTCCTTAAATGTGTATTTGGATGTTGCTATCAAGTGTTTACATGGTCAGCCCAAGCGCCGTCCTACTATGGCTGAGATTGTGGTCGGTCTAGAGTCTGCACTGACATTGCAAGAAAAGAGTACAGGTTACTCTATAGTCGAGACAATATTACCTGTTGATTATGACCAAGACGACGAGGATTATTCAATGATTGTCAATGTTAATTCTGCTCCAAATCCTAAAATGCAGTCTTCTTCTGGCATGACTTTCACAAAAAGGGTAACTGGTCTTCTTTCAGTTGCAGCTCAGGCATTCTCAGGTAAAACCTAAGCTCTTCACATACATCAACATGTACATGCAAGTTACTTGGATAAAGAAACATTACTGATTTAAGTCAATTAGCCTATGAAGCAATGTtaaaaaacttgcaaaaatctTTAAAAAACTGTAGTCCAAACTCTATCATACAGGAAACTGCTAGTATGCAACTGATTCAAGATCAAGATTCTGCCATAAATCAGAACAGATTTAGCATGTGAAATTGTCCAAGAGTAAATTTATTTTCCTCTCCATGACAAGAACTAGCAAGTATGATTTGTTCTACTCGTAATTATAATGTTTCTAGCATTTACTGATTATTAATGTTATACAAGTCTATTTCCCTCTTTCAGTCAGTAGGAATGCAAAGACATCAAAATACGATACTGGTGTACTGTCAGTTAAGAGTAGTAAATTACAGGCTGCCAATCGCCATACCTTCGTACCAGTACATCCATCGGTAATGCAAACACTGAACCAGGAAGAAGCTCAGTGGTCATCTAAGTTAAAGAGTTTCACGTTCAATGATCTTAAGGAAGCTACCAGGAACTTCCGTCGAGAAAGTAAATTAGGGGAAGGTGCTTCTGGTTTTGTTTATAAGGGCTGGGTCCATGAGAACACATTAGCTGCTGCAAAATGGGGAACTGGCCTGGTTGTTGCAATAAGGAGATTAAATCAAAGAGGATTCCTAGGTACCCAGGCTTGGTTGGTAAGTACTGCGATTTTTGAAATCTACGACATTTTTCCTGTTACTTCTCTTTTTCGGATAAAATTAAGAAGGTGGTGCATTCCAGTAATTGTTCAAGTTCAAGTATGCTAACTGAAATCCATCCACCTCTTTGAAAACAGTCGGAACTTAATTGTCTGGAGACTCTTTGTCATCCTAACCTTGTAAAGCTGATAGGGTACTGCCTAGAAGAGGAACATCGACTAATAATATATGAGTTCATGCCTCATGGCAGCTTGGAAAACCATCTATTCCAAAGTGAGTTTCTCAATCTTAGTAGCTCTAATTTAGTCAAGTATTTCCTACAAGAATATAAGTTAAATTCAAAAGTATACCATGCTGTTGCAGTATTAGAATTGAGCTGTATAAAATTATCGATGCTTCTGAAATTTGGTAACTTGTGATGTAGCTACTTGATTCAATCAAAACAGGGGGAACTTACTCTCTACCGCTCTCTTGGAATCTTCGCGTAAGCATTGCTCTTGGTGCAGCAAAGGGGCTTGCTTATCTTCACAGTCCTGAAGTAAATGTGATTTATCGTAATTTCAAGACATCCAATATATTGATTGATTCGGTAAGAAAACAATTTCTGGATCAAAATTTACTGTCATTTGGTGTTTACGTTACTATTTTAGTTTTACTTGTGGATTCACAGAAATACAATGCAAAACTCTCTGATTTCGGATTTGCAAAAGATGGACCAGAAGATGATAGAACTCATGTGTCTACAACGATTATCGGAACATATGGTTATGCAGCTCCAGAATATTTGGCTACAGGTTATTATTCCACATAATCAAATGTCGAAAGTGATTTATATATGTTAGACTCCATATGCATACTATAATctgttaaagagtataagatgCTGTTGGGACCTTCCTCTGCAACATTAAGATTTTAGACGGATTGGTTGATAGTCCATATAGCTCCTAGGAGGGctactcctaggctcctaactccacatagctcctgggaggactactcctaggctccCAAATAGatacagctcctggaaggactagtcctagactcctaactccatacagctcctgggaggactagTCCTGGCCTCCCAACTCAGTCTAGTCCTAACACTACAGTCCTGACTAGTCCAGTCCCGCGACCCCAACCTTGAGtaatcccagcacgtgagacgcTGACCCAAGCACATGATGGGAGTAACTGTCAcgcatcaatcatgggaataatcaagggacgtgtcagaggatcctcaaaATATTCCTCGGCCAGTCCCGCACTGACAcatgtaaagcatccactcccgcCAGGTGTCCTCCGTTCCCAGAACCAATGactacgattcaaaggtaccaaccctaaaaccctatccttgggctataaatagcccaagaaggtgaggttttggggttaatcattctttcacactcatatacacacacagccaccaTACATTCATATTCATCctcatcttcccaaaaagctagttcttactctcacgccggaggcgccgcgggactccaaccccccttccggtgttattttgtaggaacccaaccacagctacacctctacagcggcgaaggatccaggacggcgtcgaaagagcagccccgccaccaggagttatcatttggcgctagaaggaggggtctccatccttgggtctcggtgcccctgaaTTCACCTTCATGAATGTTGTTTATATCGGCCATGTTTGTATGCGCTCGTTACTTTAGGCCACATTTGTGTGAGCCCGTTTTGTTGATTAAGCCACGTTCGTGTGAGCTATTGTTAGTTTTAATCGTTATTGTTCTAGTTTGAATATAACATTTGCGTTGTACTTCATCGTTGAATAGTCCCATAAAATCGTTTGAGCTGCTCCCAGGAAGCTATTTGTTAGTATTTGTTGTTATTTTGGGTAGTTTCTGCAAATTTCATAAAGCAACCTTAGACCGATATTCTCTGTGCCATATTGTTGTTATTTGTTGTTGGTATTATTGAgaaatggcaagaccaggaaagAATACCTCTGGGAGGCCATCTGCTAGTGCTCAGGTCCAggagccggaccactcccaggctcttgacccaggagccgagagagaaacattccaggaacaaccactacacactcccgtaatggagagaattgtaaacacaagggatgccaggaccctcatagagctcaatcagtacaagtacacaaATGTCCCGGTAGTCGAAGAGCACATGGCTAACCTCACAAGTGATGAACTGGCAGAAGCAA is a window from the Apium graveolens cultivar Ventura chromosome 1, ASM990537v1, whole genome shotgun sequence genome containing:
- the LOC141723842 gene encoding exocyst complex component EXO70C2-like yields the protein MEPDSSSPPENSSEKNDEQQDHCEGGGEVTEDLKPSDGSEQKEEADKQRNDEEGDQQDQPPDIVKVTDEIDQFIALLSSDKGDGDNEPPKLPESLEQYAFLAEAKIANYDMSDVPVKWSELPEELSTSLLGNVARIHKLCVSLSKFSSESEYATTLNRFGGILQRALSFFEEEFRLLLEECNVNDIEYSSDPDPEKEPPVVNYFPGYSDDIIAKLHSLGHALISAGHETECCQLYFLERRKALDTTFDRLGYEKSSIDDVQKKNWDAMERDIATWIKTYKEFSKNILPSERNLIESVYAGHESASLNLFRILSRSFLIQILNFSEAVAMTKRSDEKLFKFIDVYEALRDHIPALDGVFPADDGVHELIKSDATLTRCKLGEALICIFRELESNIKTESGKTAVPGGAVHPSTRYTLNYLNLSCEYMETLEQVFKEHQKIERADSNRTGPEFEAPKNQSSNSNEEVTAQSPFQLQLIRVMDSLDSNLEAKSKLYKDPSLSLIFLMNNGRYTLQKVKGSPNLKTVMGDSWIRKRSSDLRSYHKSYQRETWGKVLQCLNAEGLTVHGKISKPALKERFKSFNAMFDDIHKTQSSWLVTDEQLQSELRVSISSLVIPAYRSFMARFSSTFTPGRQTEKYVKYQPEDIETYIDELFDGSSGTQPNKKK